From the genome of Vicia villosa cultivar HV-30 ecotype Madison, WI linkage group LG2, Vvil1.0, whole genome shotgun sequence, one region includes:
- the LOC131651684 gene encoding NAC transcription factor 29: MMDSRTCSELPPGFRFHPTDEELIVYYLCNQATSQPCPASIIPEVDIYKFDPWQLPDKSDFGENEWYFFSPRERKYPNGVRPNRATVSGYWKATGTDKSIFSGSKHIGVKKALVFYKGRPPKGIKTDWIMHEYRLIGSRRQTNRQLGSMRLDDWVLCRIYKKKNSTKALDTNHDYSSNQINMTQRKDENEQELLKFPRTCSLTNLLEMDYLGPISQILSDGSYNSTFEYQINTANDGIIDPFVKPQMVEMNTTTNNPYGVDSGKYRGNQVCD, from the exons ATGATGGATAGTAGAACATGCTCTGAACTTCCACCTGGCTTCAGGTTTCATCCAACTGATGAAGAGTTAATTGTTTACTATCTTTGTAATCAAGCAACTTCACAACCTTGTCCTGCTTCTATCATCCCAGAAGTTGATATCTACAAATTCGATCCATGGCAATTACCGG ATAAATCGGATTTTGGAGAAAATGAATGGTATTTTTTTAGTCCAAGAGAAAGAAAGTATCCAAATGGGGTGAGGCCTAATAGAGCAACAGTTTCAGGTTATTGGAAAGCTACTGGGACAGATAAATCAATCTTCAGTGGATCTAAGCATATTGGGGTTAAGAAAGCTTTGGTTTTCTACAAGGGTAGGCCACCAAAAGGAATCAAAACAGATTGGATCATGCATGAGTATAGATTAATTGGATCAAGAAGACAAACCAATAGACAACTTGGATCCATGAGG CTAGATGATTGGGTGTTATGTAGAATCTACAAGAAGAAGAACAGCACAAAAGCATTGGACACAAACCATGACTACTCATCAAACCAAATCAACATGAcacaaagaaaagatgaaaatgaACAAGAATTGTTGAAATTTCCAAGGACATGTTCCCTCACTAATCTTTTGGAAATGGATTACTTGGGACCAATATCACAAATATTATCAGATGGATCATATAATTCAACTTTTGAGTATCAAATTAATACTGCAAATGATGGAATAATTGACCCCTTTGTAAAGCCACAAATGGTTGAAATGAATACTACTACTAACAACCCTTATGGAGTTGATTCAGGGAAGTACCGTGGGAACCAAGTATGTGATTAG